The Desulfomicrobium orale DSM 12838 genome includes a window with the following:
- a CDS encoding saccharopine dehydrogenase family protein, producing MSKVLIIGAGGVGHVVAHKCAMVPEVFSEILLASRTVSKCETIAASVREKTGRTIETAVIDADNAAETAALIRRFGPKIVINVALPYQDLTIMDTCLETGVDYLDTANYEPPDEARFEYKWQWAYQDRFREKGLMALLGSGFDPGVTNVFCAYAQKHLFDEIHELDIIDCNAGDHGQPFATNFNPEINIREITQRGRYWERGEWVETDPLSWRMSYDFPEGIGPRDCYLMYHEELESLVRNIRGLKRARFWMTFSQNYLNHLKVLENVGMTAIEPVDYNGQKIVPLQFLRAVLPEPGSLGPLTRGRTCIGCVMKGVKDGRPVRKYIYNICSHEEAYREVGSQAISYTTGVPAMIGAMMMLTGKWRGEGVFNMEELDPDPFMEQLNRHGLPWVVRDL from the coding sequence ATGTCCAAAGTACTGATTATCGGCGCGGGCGGCGTCGGCCATGTGGTGGCCCACAAGTGCGCCATGGTCCCGGAAGTGTTTTCGGAAATTCTTCTGGCCAGCCGTACCGTCTCCAAATGCGAGACCATTGCCGCGTCGGTGCGGGAAAAGACCGGCCGGACCATTGAAACCGCCGTCATCGATGCCGACAATGCGGCTGAAACCGCCGCCCTGATCCGCCGGTTTGGCCCCAAAATCGTCATCAACGTGGCCCTGCCGTACCAGGATCTGACCATCATGGACACCTGCCTGGAAACGGGCGTGGATTATCTGGACACGGCCAACTACGAACCGCCGGACGAGGCCAGATTCGAATACAAGTGGCAGTGGGCCTATCAGGACCGCTTCCGCGAAAAGGGCCTCATGGCCCTTCTGGGCTCGGGCTTTGATCCGGGCGTGACCAATGTCTTCTGCGCCTACGCCCAGAAGCATCTGTTCGATGAGATTCACGAGCTGGACATCATCGACTGCAACGCGGGCGATCACGGGCAGCCCTTTGCCACCAATTTCAATCCGGAAATCAACATCCGCGAGATCACCCAGCGCGGCCGGTACTGGGAACGCGGCGAATGGGTGGAGACGGATCCGCTCTCCTGGCGCATGAGCTACGACTTTCCCGAAGGTATCGGCCCCAGGGACTGCTATCTCATGTACCACGAGGAGCTGGAGTCTCTGGTGCGGAACATCCGCGGTCTGAAGCGGGCGCGCTTCTGGATGACCTTTTCCCAGAATTATCTGAATCACCTGAAGGTGCTGGAAAATGTGGGCATGACCGCCATCGAGCCCGTGGATTACAACGGCCAGAAGATCGTGCCCCTGCAGTTTCTGCGGGCCGTGCTGCCGGAGCCCGGTTCCCTCGGGCCGCTGACCAGAGGCCGGACCTGCATCGGCTGCGTCATGAAGGGTGTGAAGGACGGGCGGCCGGTCAGGAAATACATCTACAACATATGCAGCCACGAAGAGGCGTACCGCGAGGTTGGTTCCCAGGCCATTTCCTACACCACGGGTGTTCCGGCCATGATCGGGGCCATGATGATGCTGACCGGGAAATGGCGTGGAGAGGGCGTCTTCAACATGGAAGAGCTCGATCCGGATCCGTTCATGGAGCAGCTGAACCGGCACGGCCTGCCCTGGGTTGTGCGGGATTTGTGA
- the coaE gene encoding dephospho-CoA kinase (Dephospho-CoA kinase (CoaE) performs the final step in coenzyme A biosynthesis.), with protein MPSDHPGGRAASGYIMREWTEKADFSDGGRRLDVFWQGCLDEEGVPRARIQDWIRQGRAAIDGRVCVKPGTRLVPGQTLELSAEEPEGTITPDEGALAVLHADGCLAVIDKPAGLTVHPAPSVRETTLVHLAAHRFPALLDQGGERPGIVHRLDKDTSGLIVLALHDASRRTLTRMFGDRDVYKEYLALVAGVPAPGGIVSAPVGRHPVIKTRMAVTAGGRPAETRFRRLWTATDRSASLVRVRILTGRTHQIRVHMAHIGHPLLGDRLYAEKSVAGRAPRQMLHAWQLRLAHPESREKLSFFVPPPADFMAVLERLCRDRTCVGLTGAAGGGKSAVGRFAAELGVPVFCADRAVADSYAPGGAGSAIIAHHLGGGFLDPDGGVDKAALLAAMCASDSLRREVERLVHPLVRESLAAFMAAPGPDLRLAEIPLLCEAGLAESVDLTAAVFRPDEARHAHLHERGWDAERIGMMESWQWPQEKKLRMAHLVLDNSGSLEDLRRRTKSLLRAAEDISRGRARRRMDCLTALFEHPDTMDESELTHVSPAR; from the coding sequence ATGCCCTCCGATCACCCCGGAGGCCGCGCCGCCAGCGGATACATCATGCGGGAATGGACGGAAAAAGCGGACTTCTCCGACGGCGGCCGGCGGCTGGACGTCTTCTGGCAGGGCTGTCTGGACGAAGAGGGCGTGCCCAGGGCGCGCATTCAGGACTGGATTCGTCAGGGGCGGGCCGCCATCGACGGCCGGGTGTGCGTCAAGCCGGGCACGCGGCTGGTTCCCGGCCAGACACTGGAGCTTTCGGCCGAAGAGCCGGAAGGGACGATCACGCCCGACGAGGGGGCTCTCGCGGTTCTGCACGCTGACGGCTGTCTGGCCGTCATCGACAAACCCGCCGGGCTGACCGTGCATCCCGCGCCTTCCGTCAGGGAAACCACGCTGGTTCATCTGGCCGCCCATCGTTTTCCCGCCCTGCTGGATCAGGGGGGCGAGCGGCCGGGCATTGTGCACCGTCTGGACAAGGATACGTCCGGGCTGATCGTTCTGGCGCTGCATGACGCCTCGCGGCGGACCCTGACCCGCATGTTCGGCGACCGGGACGTGTACAAGGAATATCTGGCGCTGGTGGCGGGCGTGCCCGCTCCGGGGGGCATCGTTTCCGCGCCCGTGGGCCGTCATCCGGTCATCAAGACCCGCATGGCCGTGACCGCGGGGGGGCGGCCCGCCGAAACCCGTTTCCGGCGGCTCTGGACCGCCACAGACCGGAGCGCGTCCCTTGTGCGGGTGCGCATCCTCACCGGCCGGACGCATCAAATCCGTGTGCACATGGCCCATATCGGGCATCCGCTGCTGGGCGACAGGCTCTATGCGGAAAAATCCGTTGCCGGACGCGCGCCCCGGCAGATGCTGCATGCCTGGCAGCTGCGTCTGGCGCATCCCGAAAGCCGGGAGAAACTATCCTTTTTCGTCCCGCCGCCGGCGGATTTCATGGCCGTGCTGGAACGCCTCTGCCGGGACAGAACGTGCGTGGGTCTGACCGGCGCGGCGGGCGGAGGCAAATCAGCTGTGGGCCGGTTCGCCGCAGAACTGGGCGTGCCGGTTTTCTGCGCCGACAGGGCCGTGGCGGATTCCTACGCGCCGGGTGGGGCGGGCAGCGCGATCATCGCCCACCATCTGGGCGGCGGGTTTCTGGACCCGGACGGCGGAGTGGACAAGGCCGCGCTTCTGGCGGCCATGTGCGCCTCGGACAGCCTGCGGCGCGAGGTGGAGCGGCTTGTCCATCCTCTGGTGCGGGAAAGTCTGGCCGCTTTCATGGCCGCGCCCGGCCCGGATTTGCGTCTGGCCGAGATCCCGCTCCTGTGCGAGGCGGGGCTGGCGGAATCCGTGGACCTGACGGCGGCGGTCTTCCGCCCGGACGAGGCCCGTCACGCGCATCTGCACGAGCGCGGCTGGGACGCGGAGCGCATCGGGATGATGGAGTCCTGGCAGTGGCCGCAGGAGAAAAAACTGCGCATGGCTCATCTCGTTCTGGACAACTCCGGCTCCCTCGAAGACCTGCGGCGGCGGACGAAAAGCCTGCTCCGCGCGGCGGAAGATATATCCCGCGGCCGGGCAAGGCGGCGGATGGACTGCCTGACGGCCCTGTTTGAACATCCGGATACAATGGATGAATCGGAGCTGACCCATGTTTCCCCTGCGCGATAA
- the nspC gene encoding carboxynorspermidine decarboxylase, translated as MDGRIACRFDAARVRSTPAFVVDAGLIRRNLGILADVKRRTGCRILLALKGFAMWSLFPVLRETLDGVCASSPDEARLGREEFGREVHAFAAAYSEKDVRDLCATADHMVFNSLGQLERFRHLAVAESARLGRTMQLAVRINPEHSEGAVPIYDPCAPGSRLGIRRRDFLPDRLCGISGLHWHNLCEQNADCLERTVAAVEKNFGPFIRGMKYVNFGGGHHITRPDYDVDLLCGVVSGFMRRHGVQVYLEPGEAVALDAGYLVTTVLDVVQADMPFAILDTSVPAHMPDVLEMPYRPHIFGSGLPGEKAHTYRLGGLSCLAGDVAGEYSFDAPLAVGDRLVFTDMAHYSMVKTNTFNGIRLPDIAVFDPAADFLGVVRSFGYEDFKTRLS; from the coding sequence ATGGATGGGCGTATCGCCTGCCGTTTTGATGCGGCCCGGGTGCGGTCCACGCCCGCCTTCGTGGTGGATGCGGGCCTCATCCGCCGCAATCTCGGCATTCTGGCGGATGTGAAGCGGCGCACCGGCTGCCGCATCCTGCTGGCTCTGAAAGGCTTTGCCATGTGGAGTCTTTTTCCGGTGCTGCGCGAGACCCTTGACGGCGTGTGCGCCAGCTCCCCCGACGAGGCCCGGCTGGGCCGTGAGGAGTTCGGCCGGGAGGTGCATGCCTTCGCGGCCGCCTATTCCGAAAAGGACGTGCGGGATCTGTGCGCCACGGCCGATCACATGGTCTTCAACTCGCTTGGTCAGCTTGAACGCTTCCGGCATCTGGCGGTGGCGGAGAGCGCCCGGCTCGGGCGGACCATGCAGCTTGCCGTGCGCATCAATCCCGAGCATTCCGAAGGGGCCGTGCCCATTTACGACCCGTGCGCGCCGGGTTCGCGGCTGGGCATCCGGCGGCGCGATTTCCTGCCGGACCGGCTCTGCGGCATCTCCGGCCTGCACTGGCACAATCTGTGCGAGCAGAACGCCGACTGCCTGGAGCGCACCGTGGCCGCCGTGGAAAAGAACTTCGGCCCGTTCATCAGGGGCATGAAGTATGTGAACTTCGGCGGCGGGCACCACATCACCCGGCCCGATTATGACGTGGACCTGCTCTGCGGCGTGGTCAGCGGCTTCATGCGGCGCCACGGCGTGCAGGTTTATCTGGAGCCGGGCGAGGCCGTGGCCCTCGACGCCGGCTATCTGGTGACCACGGTGCTGGATGTCGTCCAGGCGGACATGCCTTTCGCCATTCTGGACACCTCCGTGCCCGCGCACATGCCCGACGTTCTGGAGATGCCGTACCGCCCGCACATCTTCGGTTCCGGCCTGCCCGGCGAGAAAGCGCACACGTACCGTCTGGGCGGTCTGTCCTGCCTGGCCGGAGACGTGGCCGGAGAGTATTCCTTCGACGCGCCCCTGGCCGTGGGGGACCGGCTGGTCTTCACGGACATGGCTCACTATTCCATGGTCAAGACCAACACCTTCAACGGCATCCGGCTGCCGGACATCGCCGTTTTCGACCCGGCGGCCGATTTCCTCGGCGTCGTGCGTTCCTTCGGCTACGAGGATTTCAAGACGCGTCTTTCCTGA